A window of Equus przewalskii isolate Varuska chromosome 6, EquPr2, whole genome shotgun sequence genomic DNA:
GGCCAGGTCTGGAAAAGGCTGGACTTGTCTGAAAGGAAGAGTGGGAGAAGGATCCCTCAGGGACCCCGTAGGCATGCTGAGTTCTAGGAGTCCCCCGACCCCATCTGGTCACCCCACAGGCTGTCACCACCATTTCCCAAGGTGCTTCCAGTCGCTTCCTGTCTGCAATATGATGATATCACAGTGTCATGCCCAGGATGTGGAGTCCCAACCTGGACTCAGCAAGAGACAAGATCCCCTGCCCTCGGGGAGCACCTGCTACACCTTGGTGCTGGGGTGTGGTTGGGGTGGGGTTCTCACCAACTTCTAGTCACCAGTGAAGGAAACACCTAGTCGCTCTGTTGGCTTCAGACCCAGGGCTGAGCTGGCCTTCACTTTCCTGCAGCCTCGGCAGGCCCTCAAGGGGGCACCGATGACATCAGTGTGAATCCTGTCACCAAGTTGATGGTCCCTGGCCCCAAATGCATGATGCTTCCAGCCAGTGGCCACGCAGGGTCCATCCCCCCTGGCTACTTCATCCACCCTGACACTGGGCGGGTGCTGCCCGAGGCTGGAAATCTGGGATATGATCTGCAGGAAGCTACTCTGGTGCCCACCACGGACTCCAGTTCTGGTGAGCCCCTGACCACTAAGTAGCCCCAACCCAGTCCACCCAACTCCTCTTGAATGAATTCATAGGGGCACAGCACAGCAAGCAGGGCACTTGGACAGTGGGGCTTGGTGACCAGCAGACCAATAaccaccttctcctccttcctcaaaAACATTCTTGCTGCAGAGGGTACCATGTTGAAGAGAGGTGCCAGatgaaagaaagcaggtgccCAAGGCTTCTCTCTGCCCCTGCTCTGCAAGGCTAGGGAGGGAGGCTGGCATGTCAAGGGTACCAACGTCTCCTTGTCTCCTTGTCCAGGTGGCCTCCGAACATCAGAAGCTGCCATCCTCCCCTATGTGCCCTTCCCAACCTGTCCTGCCACAGGCTCCCCTCCAGCCACCCGCCTGCCTGTCCTGCAGCCAAGAAGGACATCTCATCTGGGGGCTCTCATGACAGACCCCATAACTGGCATCGAGGTGCCCGTGCTGGCTGTGACTCTGCACCCCCAAACGAGGCAGTGGCTCACTCTTGGGGGGACATACTGCAATCCCCTCACCAAGACCTTGGCCCCTCTAGAGTTGGGGGGCCCCATGGAGGATCCAGTCACAGGAGGCATATCACCAATCCTGGGAGTTGGATTGGATGAAAACACAGGTCTCCTGGCAGCCCTCAATGCTGTCCTTCCACCCTCTCGTCCCTGCCTGGCCTGGCTTCCCAatcccctcctctcagcccccaAGGCCCTCTGTGTTCTGGTCCACCCCAGCTCCATCTTCCCACCCTTCATCCTCACTCTGCCTCTCactcccaccttccctctccttcctagCTTCCTTcaccccttccccatctccaGCACAGTGCAcccagggaggaaaaagagaactgAGCTGGTTCTGCAGTAAAAGTAaatggatgtttttctttttctttttttttggctgggaaagatgcaccctgagctaatgtctattgccaatcttcctctcttttttctctttttcctcctcaaagtaccagtacatagttgtatattctagttgtaaatccttctagtccTTTTGTGTGAGccacggccacagcatggctactgacagatgagtggtgtggttcttctccggggaaccgaacctgggccaccaaagcagagcgtgctgaactttaaccactagaccatcagggctggctataAATGGATCTTTCTCAACCAAGAAGGGGCATTCCTCCTTCTGCCACCACCACGTGCTATCCGTCTGCCCTCTCCCTCACCTCTTACCCTCCCCATTCCCACAGCTTCTGATCTCCCACCTTGTCACTCTCTCTGCCCTCTGGTCCTACTTCTCCCTCATGCCTCATCTGCCTGCATCTCTGCCCCATCCCCTTCCCACCTCACTCTCTTGGGTTCCTGCTTCCAGGTCAGGTGCTTGCCCTGGGGGGCCTGCGAGATGCCTCGGGGAACCTCATGCTGCCTGGTGACAGCTTTGTGGAGCCGCTGAGCAGGAAGATGGTCCAGCTCCAGGGGGCTGCCCAACAGGAGGGCCGGACATTGCCCCACATGGGAGGGCCACAGGCCCTGCTGGATGCCAATGTGCTGGTGGCCCAGAGGCAAGTGATTACAGTGCTCCAGAGGTACCAGGAGAGGCCAGGCTCCAGGATCCAGGGGCCTCTGGAGGCTGCCATCAAGGACATGAGACAGGCACTGGCCTTGAGTCTACACCATGTCCTACAACAGGCTCGGAGACTGGAGAGACAGCTGGAGGCAGCAGATGGCATCGAGGCCAGCGGCGGCAGGATAGGTATGCACTGATCCAGGAAAAAGCTCTCAGATCCTGAAATCCCAGGCCCAGAATGACCTGGTGCTTCGGTGCTCGTCAGCCTATAAGCTCAGGGACAGGCCTGCAGCCCCCTGGCCGTGCACACAGTgaccaagggaagagagaaggaattcAGTGACTTCATGCCCCGACCTCCTGAATGCTTGGCTTTTAACCTCTGTCTTTCAATCTCTTGCCAATTCCATTGGGTCTTATACTTTATGTTTATAAAGTGTATATTCTCTTGTTATTTCATAGGAATCCCCAAATATAGTAACATATTATGACACCCATTTGACACTAGAGAATGTGAATTCAGGGAGTTAAGTGATTGCCCGTCCAGGGTCCTATCGCTGGTTAGCTGCACAGCCAGGCCTGAAGCCTGAGTCTCCTGAGTCCTCAGCTCTCTTCTCACTTTTGTTCCTGCAACAGCCTTCAACTTTCCATTAATAAGCTCAGGAAAGGAGCCCACCCaactcctctgcctcccccacgGCACTAATACAaggaagggcagggagaggaagtaAGAGCGGTATCTTCCTGGAGCTCATCTCAATCCCTCTTTCCAGAGGCTTCTGCCCATGGGGTgacaaaaaagaatgaggatttGGGGTCAGAATTTGAGTTTGAAGAAGTGCCCCACCATTTATTAACTCTTTGACCTTGGGGAAGCTGTTAAACCTTGCTCTGCCTCTGCTTTagcatctttaaaatgaggataaaaagtGTACATACTTTAGAGACTTAGTTGTAGaaccaaataaaatttaatttacagaGAGTTCTTAGCTCAGCCTCTGGCACATGGGAGGTGCTCAAGAATATTTGTTCCCTTGTTTTCCACCTTTTCCGTGTGGCCTGGAAATGGTTCTCAGCTTCCTGAAAGTCCT
This region includes:
- the LOC139084047 gene encoding uncharacterized protein, coding for MGPPPCPCRDVPQLDAVLGHLSQALLHEGHRLKAWGVLGTGTGAELLRPASAGPQGGTDDISVNPVTKLMVPGPKCMMLPASGHAGSIPPGYFIHPDTGRVLPEAGNLGYDLQEATLVPTTDSSSGGLRTSEAAILPYVPFPTCPATGSPPATRLPVLQPRRTSHLGALMTDPITGIEVPVLAVTLHPQTRQWLTLGGTYCNPLTKTLAPLELGGPMEDPVTGGISPILGVGLDENTGQVLALGGLRDASGNLMLPGDSFVEPLSRKMVQLQGAAQQEGRTLPHMGGPQALLDANVLVAQRQVITVLQRYQERPGSRIQGPLEAAIKDMRQALALSLHHVLQQARRLERQLEAADGIEASGGRIGMH